Below is a genomic region from Miscanthus floridulus cultivar M001 chromosome 1, ASM1932011v1, whole genome shotgun sequence.
CGGAGCTCCGCCGCGCGCGCCGTCACCAGCTCCAGGGGAGCACGATCCACAAGGCTCCTCTGCTTcaccagcctcctctgcttcaccagCAGCAGAGACCGAGCAGGCCGACAAGAAGCTTCATACGACGGCGAGCAGCTGCGGTACCGTACCATGCCCAACATCATCGGGGACGCACCCACACCGCTGCCGGCTTCACGTCTCTTCGCTGAGCTTCACctcacgcacgccggcgagccgGCCAACTTCGCGAAGGCTGAAGGCGATCCTGCCTGGCAGGCCGCCATGGAGCAGGAGATCAAGGCAGTTGAGCAGAACTGCACTTGGGAGCTTGTGGAGCTTCCTCCCGGTCATCGGCCCATCActctgaagtgggtctacaagctcaagaaggacgagCGGGGCGCGGTGACCAAGTACAAGGCGCGCTTGGTGGCGCGGGGCTTCGTCCAGCAGGAAGggatcgacttcgacgacgcgtttGCTCCCGTGGCGCGCATGGAATCTGTCTGAGTCCTCGCGCTGGCGGCCCAAGAAGGATGGCGCGTCCACCATATGGACGTCAAATCTGCCTTCCTTaacggcgacctcaaggaggaggtgtatGTAAAGCAGCCACCTGGCTTCACCGTCGCCGGGAAGGAGAAGATGGTGTACCGTCTGCGCAAGGCTTTGTATGGCCTACGGCAGGCTCCGCGAGCTTGGAACGCCAAGCTGGACGCCACCCTCAAGGAGATGGGTTTCCAGCAAAGCGACCATGAAGCCGCAATGTACAGGCGAGGAAcaggggaggagctgctgctgatcggCGTCTATGTtgacgacttgatcatcaccggtgccAGCGCTCAAGCCATAGAAGGTTTCAAGGCTCGGATGAAGAAGGtcttcgacatgagcgacctcggcctcCTGTCCTTCTACCTGGGGGTCGAAGTACACCAAGATTCAGCTGGGATCACTCTGAGGCAAACCCATTATGCCAAGAGGATCCTTGAGCTGGGAGGTATGGATGCCTGCAACCCCGCCCATacaccaatggaggagcggctaagGTTGAGCAGGCAGAGCACAGCTGCAGAGGTTGATCCTACCCAATACAGAAGATTGGTGGGCAGCTTGCGCTACTTGGTCCACACAAGACCTGACTTAGCCTTCTCAGTAGGCTTTGTCAGTCGATTCATGGAGAGGCCGACTGCAGAACACCAAGCAGCCATCAAGCGCATCTTGAGATATGTGGCTGGTACTCTGGAGCTTGGCCTGCACTACACTAAGGCTCCAGGGAGAGCAAGGTTTGTTGGGTACTGCGACAGTGACTTGGCTGGAGACattgacaccagcaagagcactagtggcaccttgttcttcctgggaagcaatcttgtgtgctggcagtcagtgaagcagaaggtggtggctctatctagttgtgaagcTGAGTACATTGCCACTACCACAGCTGCAAAACAAGCAATTTGGCTATCTAGGCTGCTGGCAGACCTCCTTGGAAGGAATGTGGAAGTGGTTGAACTGAAAGTTGATAGCAGGTCTGCACTTGCTCTAGCCAAGAATCCAGTCTTTCATGAGCGCAGTAAGCACATCAGGATCAAGTATCACTTCATCAGAAACTGCTTGGAAGATGGAAGTATCAGGGCTGATCACATATCCACCACTGATCAGCTGGCTGACATTCTAACCAAGTCTCTTGGAAGATCAAAATTTGAAGAGATGAGGGGAAGAATTGGGCTCAGGCAGATCACTTCCAAGGACCACAAGGCTAAAGGGGAGAATTGTtagtagttagcctagtgttgATGTTTTACATTTACCTACTATAGCTATTTACTATTCACTGTCATGTAAggttccttggcaaccaagttgatcatggtgccttggcaaccaagtaggtatcatagcatctgctttatgcagttagaatatgctaaggagtaggtacaccacttgtttatatatgcagtggttagcatcttCTTGTATCTAAGTCTTTTTgcaatacaatccaagcggcctgttggccaagctgccctctagCAGCCAACACTTACATGTTCAAAGTATGACTCCCAATAATCAGCACAGGAGCTTgtaataattaataaaacatcATATGCATCGTTAATACAGTTCGCGCAAATGGATCCAGAACATATTGTTTCGTTCAAATAGTTGGTGGTTGTTACTGAATTGTAATGATATTCCTCTGCTTCTACAGGTCAAATTTTCAATTCATTTGGCCTTGGCAGGAGTGGTCTTATGTCAAGGACCTCCCAAAATGGGCTCCACAGCGTGTTTTTGTCCAGGAAGTGTTGGAAAGGGAAGTACGCTTGTCGTACTTTGAAAAAATCAAGCAGGTTAATCTTGTGCTATTAGCCATTACTTACCAAAGAGGGTTTCCTTTTGCACTATGTTGATATGCACGctttaaaaaaaaacagaattAATAGGTATCTTGcgtcacaacaacaacaacaaagcctttaagtcccaaacaagttggggtaggctagagttgaaacccagcagaagcaatcaaggtatCTTGCATcaccttttttttttgcagagtATCGAGGATGCTGCTGAGTTAGAAGAACTGCTACCCCCAAAAGCTGGGCCTAGCTTCAAATTCCATAGCGATGAAAGCAATGAAAACACCAATGGCCAGAAGTTATCCCAGGAACTTGTTGGCTTGATTAGAGGAAAGAAGACTACACATGATATTATTTTATGGGTGGAGGAACAAATAATTCCAACAAATGGTACTGAATTTGCACTTGATGTTGTTAGCCAGACACTTCTTGACATGGGTTCAAAAAGTTTCACCCATCTTATCACTATTTTGGAGAGATATAATAAGATAATCTCTAAGCTATGTCCAAATGAGGAAATGCAGCTACTGTTAATGAATGGAGTCAGTGCTTATTGGAAGAACAGTACCCAGATGACTGCTATAGCTATTGACAGAATGATGGGTTATCGCCTGGTATCCAATTTGGCTATAGTCAAATGGGTTTTTTCTCCTGCCAATGTTGAGCAATTTCATATTTCTGATCGACCATGGGAGGTGCATCCTTTGCCCCTACAATTTTGCATTCATTTATGGTAAAAAAAGTAGTACATATATCAACCAAATAAAAACAATATTTAAAGAGGTCAACAAATTTTCATTATTATTGTGAAAgtcattttttttataaaatgggAGTTCCGTTTTGTTTGGATGCATATTTATGGTGATTTGCATCCTCTTGATGCTTCTTTTGCCACTGTAGCCCATTATAACTAAATTCCTCATCTTTGGTTTGAATATATCTGATTGAAATTTCTCCATCAGATTCTTAGAAATGCTGTTAGTAAAACATACAATCGGATCAGTGACCTCCGAAAGGAAATTCAATCACTCAAGAAAGGTCTTCAAGTTGCTAAAGAGGCTAGTGCAAAATCCAtaaaggagctggaggaggccaAATCAGTGCTTGAGATTGTAGAGGGGCAACCTGCACCAGCTGAAAGACCAGGTAGGATAAGGCGACTCGAATTACGTGTAAAAAATGCAGAGGACGAGGAAAGAACTATTGAAGAATCTTTAGAAGTGAAGGGAGCTTTCCTTGCTCGGGCTCTTGAAGAAAGCAAGGTGCATTATTTGTTTTTGTTAGATTTTTTATTGATTTGTATGTGCATTGATATATTGATATTAATATTGCTTAATCTCAGTATTTTGTGGAATACTTTACTATCATGGAGTTCTATCCTTTTACCCACTTATTGGTCTGACTATTTGGTTTGACAGGACCTGCTTAAGTTGCTATTTAAGAGCTTTGTTGACGTGCTCACTGAACGTTTGCCGCCTGTCTCTGTTGATGGAGAAATTCCTAATCTGCGCACTGGAGATCAAAGTGTAAATTTTGCACCTCAAGATCCTGAAGCGGCAACAATGGATATTGACAATGAAAATGGAGCAGATAACAACAGGTCAGTCTGATATTCAGGATTGCACCACTCATATAAGTATAAACTGCATTCTCTATCTTGGATTGAAATGTTACACTAATGGGGTTTCATTATGAGTTAGGTTTTGCTGTCTTCCACATAAACAACAATTTTGCAGTTATGTTCTTTCAGATGATAGGGCAAATTTCGTATATTCAGTATAGAGTATCTTAACTTCTCGAGACTAGTCCAAATGTGCATTTTCCTAGATAAAGTAATTCGTAAGGTATGGAGTGTCGAAACAGTGTCATATGACTGTCACTGATCACAAGCAATGGTATGCCAGGAGTTGGCGTTAACATCCAGTTATATACAGATTGGATATTTTAGTAACTATATTTGTCATTCTCTTGTTCTGAACTGCTAACTCGTGCACCATCTTTACAGTGAACCGAATGGGCGAAACACAAAAAATGGATACAATGTTGGAGAGCTTGAGCAATGGTGTCTCTGTACACTGGGTTATCTCAAGTCATTTTCCCGCCAATATGCAAGTGAGGTTAGATTGCTATCTCTTATTGGAGGATCTCAATACTTTTATATGAAAATCTTGTAGGCAGCTGCCTAGTGCAAATTGGCAAGGGCCAATTCCTTATCTCATATCAAATGATCTCTTGCATGTCCTAGCAATGGTAATGGACAGGATAAGGTGTATCAGAGCCAAATATTGTATACTGAAAAATTGCTCTTGCCTTTACAAAAGCTTTACTTGAGCACATCATTTCATTGGCTTCTGATCGCACACTGATCATTTATCATTTATGATGTCGGGTACAGATTTGGTCAAACATTGCAATGTTGGATGAGGATGTCTTCGTTGGGGATGTTCACCCACTTATCCGAAAAGCTGCTTTCACTGGTTTGTGCAGATTTACCAATGAAGGGTCTCATCCTTGAATTTTTGACACCCTACCCACTTCCTTTCTAGAACGGAGTGTATTTGACCTGTATGATACAGAAGACAACTTTTAACCTTGTATAACTAATCAGATAGGCATGAAGATTTCTCCTTGATTTCTTGTGGGTTTTTCCCCTTTCCCTTGTTTCTGTCTCTTAAGGAAAATTTGTCTTGTAACTTTGGCTTTCTGGTAGTAATATCCGAGTATGCTTGGTTTGATGTTAATTTTACCTGAGGACTGAGGTTGATATATTGATGACTGATCCTATTATCAAGGGAAGTGTCAACGATCTGAAAAAACTGTTAAAAGTCACATATACTTTCCTCGCCAAGTTACAAGTCACTTTTTTGTCCTACTATTAGGCCAATGGGAGACATCATATCTCAGTTTCCAAGAGTTTCGGCATGAGTCATGGATATATGGTGCGATGGAACCCTGCCCAATGGCTGGGCCGAAAGCTTAAGCCGAGCCTTTGACAAGCATGTTTTATGTTTCGTACGCCGGTAGGATATAAATAAAAGCTCGTACCTTTAAGAGGCCTAGACAGCCGGAGCCAGAGACATTTTCTAAGATCAAAGCAACACACTAATAAAAAAAGAGTTGCGTTTGGAAAATGGAGAGGCTAGCGCTAGGACGTTTGGACGGACACCTGTGTCTACTCTACCTCGTTTGCTTGGATTCACGTGCCGCCGGTGCAGGCACAGTTTTGCGCGTACACATGGGACTGTCACACACTACCCGTATGACTTGCTCCCACCCCCGGCTCAATCCCTGTGTGGATGCATCGGGCGCATCGCGGGCTCAATCCCCGTGTTGACGCATCGGGTGTGGATCACCTCCATCGCTTCGAACTCTGCTGAGGAATCGCGCGGGCCTCTTCCACACCGTCGTCGCGCGGCCTACACCTCCTcacggcggcggatccaggaaatattttagggagaactgaacaacactgctgctcgatcttaagtctcagcccttccctacactatagaactttgcctaaaaatttataggggctctacagtaatttgcactgctTCGGTTTggataggggggcttgagccccccgccccactgctggatccgcccctgcctcCTCACACCGGCTGGCGGCGGCCTGCACCTCCTCTTGCGTTGGTGGTCGCGGCCTAGCCCTGCCGCCCTTGTCGACACCAACGCCGGTGGTCTGCACCTGCAACGCGAAATACTTgcctgaaacagatgaaacatttgtaatataTGCTTACAACATGTGTATagccagtgcaacatatgcaacacctagataaaacagttgcaacatatgtctaaaatagatgaaacattttgaatagacgcttgcaacatacctctgaaacacttgcaacacatgCAACATTCCGATAtatttttgcaacattcatatgaaacacttgcaacatatacatctgaaacatttgaaacatacattaGCAACATATGCTTttagcgcaacatctccttgctgaggTCACGCGTTACGGCGACCACAACCTTCCTAGTAGGGAACTACGGTAGCGAAAGCACCTTGGCACGACGAGGGACGGGGCACGACGCACAACGAGGCGGAGTGGGCACGGCGTGGGATGGGGGCGTGGCGCGGTGCCGCACGGGATGGGGGGCGCGACAGGGGATGGCGGCAGCAGCGAGGTGGAGTGGGGCGGGCCGCGTCCAAATGGATGAACGCCCACTTCTAAACATTATCGTTTGGAAAACTATTGGCGTTATCTTGCACTCAGTTTGAAAAAAAAAGTTCACTATAAGGCcccgttcgttggtctgaaacttggctgaaactggctgaaaacactgttccggctgaattgatgtgagagaaaaacactgttccggatgaaaaaagaagccgaacaagccgaatatggggtaagccgaactggACCTAAGCTAGGTAAAAAGGACGGAAAGGGTAAAAACATGCTCCCATCATACTATTTTTTCTCTCTTAGTTGAGAGAAAAAATTAACATTACTCCATACCCTTTAGAAAGGGGACGCTTCTCTTGTGGATGTTTGGTAGCATGTAATGCTACCTAAGCTCGACTCCGCTCATGCAATATACGGAGTGCGGCATCCACGCATCAATCTCACAGGTCATACAGGTTGTATTTGCTCATGCAAATAACTAAAACTTTCTAGTTTTTTTCGGGGTACTTGCTTATAAAACCTTACTGTACCAAACACTTTCCTTTGTTAAATACGGTTGCAACTCAGTCTGCAGAGCTCATTGCGACGCCATTCGGGTACGGCAGGTCGGGCTTGAGCACGGTGACTTGCTTTGTCCTCACGTCGTACTTGCAGCCACTCCGTCGCGTCGGCCTTCATCATGATCTCCGTGTTAAACTAAATCTGCGCGGTTAGGTGGTGCTGCTTTTTGAAGTAGACGTCGCAAGTGGTCTGGTCTACGTCTTCCGGCACGCCATCTACTTTTTTTTTTCAGTCGCCAGCACCTCGGCCTCACCACCACCATCCGGCCCGACCTTCATTAGTCCCAGATACGATACGCGTCGGCGATGTAGAGGACACCGGTCTTGGTGAAGGACTGCAGGCACGGGCGCTGAGCGGGGCAGCGCAGATGCGGCTGGGCGGATGCTCACGGTCACCTCAGTAAGGACGCCGTGCACAGCAGGATGCGCGGACGTGGTCTAGCTCAGAGCCGACGGTGCTGCCGCCCCACTTGCCTCTGCCCCCTGGCCTCGGCCAGGCGGTCGAAGGCCAGGCTCTCGGCGCCGCTGCCACCGCTGGGCAGCGGATGGCAGAAGCTCCAGTCTCCAGAACCCAGAGCGTGGGCGTGGTTTTGATCGGCTCGGCGGCGCGAGGAGGGCAAGGGCGACGGCGAGCAGAAGCGACGCTGCCAGGCTAATACGGCCTGTTAGCCCCTTGATCGATCATTCACCAATGTTGTCGACCACACATTATGACTAGAAATAGAAGAAGGAAGGAAGAACCGAGCACATactcagcataagcatcagcgcTGGCCGGAGCACTGCAGAGGAGATGACAAAATTAAactcactctctttactgagttacagtggagaactatatatacaactctacccatctaattctagtacacagacatgtcagactGCCACAGTGACTAGATATGACAACAAGACTGACTTTGGCGTCcgtccctgctgtggctacagtgcggcaggggaaCCTTGCGGCTATTGTCCCTGCAACGGCTACAGTGCAGTAGCAGGTAGCCCTTTCGGCGCTGTCTGTCCCTGCCGCGCGTTCACACAAGGAGAGCAGCATATtatttaacaaaattttctctaatcctgctgctaacccctgaatcccctccatgccgattatctcattcagctccgtgaaccgaagatGGCCGGGcaacttggtgaggacgtccgcgagttgccgaccagtttcgacgaactcgatgacgatctgccctccatcgatacagtccctgaggaagtggaacttggcgtcaatgtgcttgctccggtcgtggagaaccggattcttcgcgagggcgatgacgggctggttgtccaccatcaatgctggtgggtgagcttccacactggTCAGCTCGCTCagtagccggcgcagccacacagcttgacacgccgctgtggccgccgccgcgTACTTTGCCTCAca
It encodes:
- the LOC136543169 gene encoding nuclear cap-binding protein subunit 1-like — protein: MSTGWRTLLLRIGDRCPEYGGSADHKEHIETCYGVLSREFEHSRDAIFEFVLQCAEQLPHKIPFFGVLIGLINLENEDFTKAIVDTTQANLQDALHNENRDRIRILLRFLSGLMCSKVVVPSSIIETFETLLSSAATILDEETGNPSWQPRADFYVYCILASLPWGGPELFEQVPDEFERVLVGIQSYISIRRHFDDIAFSVFETDEGHSPNKKDFMEDLWERIQVLSRNGWKVKSVPKPHLSFEAQLVAGKSHRLSPISCPPPTPSQSSSEMLKGQEKHEADMKYPQRLRRLHIFPTNKAENMQPVDRFVVEECILDVLLFFNGCRKECAFYLVSLPVSFRYEYLMAETIFSQLLLLPNPPFKPIYYTLVIIDLCKALPGAFPSVVVGAVHALFDRISNMDMECRTRLILWFSHHLSNFQFIWPWQEWSYVKDLPKWAPQRVFVQEVLEREVRLSYFEKIKQSIEDAAELEELLPPKAGPSFKFHSDESNENTNGQKLSQELVGLIRGKKTTHDIILWVEEQIIPTNGTEFALDVVSQTLLDMGSKSFTHLITILERYNKIISKLCPNEEMQLLLMNGVSAYWKNSTQMTAIAIDRMMGYRLVSNLAIVKWVFSPANVEQFHISDRPWEILRNAVSKTYNRISDLRKEIQSLKKGLQVAKEASAKSIKELEEAKSVLEIVEGQPAPAERPGRIRRLELRVKNAEDEERTIEESLEVKGAFLARALEESKDLLKLLFKSFVDVLTERLPPVSVDGEIPNLRTGDQSVNFAPQDPEAATMDIDNENGADNNSEPNGRNTKNGYNVGELEQWCLCTLGYLKSFSRQYASEIWSNIAMLDEDVFVGDVHPLIRKAAFTGLCRFTNEGSHP